From a single Eleginops maclovinus isolate JMC-PN-2008 ecotype Puerto Natales chromosome 20, JC_Emac_rtc_rv5, whole genome shotgun sequence genomic region:
- the LOC134883429 gene encoding LOW QUALITY PROTEIN: DDB1- and CUL4-associated factor 1-like (The sequence of the model RefSeq protein was modified relative to this genomic sequence to represent the inferred CDS: deleted 1 base in 1 codon), protein MSSPGEDPPPAVTSSALSAAVAVDAKADLTALLDEWEEAQRGTTETLVSILTRISELIERETAEYHKADPDPFDDRHPGRADPECMLGQLLKMLYMNDDFTNALLDNYIMTSRELELNTGACRLLQNIMPGLETAVIFQEKEGLVERLFSWAREAERPLCVYSTGLLARAMSNQEVAASYREENALLVPLMIQRLHELQTEDARSHAKTLPQDSQAPETSRASTDQLHKTAEEEEGEKKLEEEEDGQSSAESKPVSRLCSAQKNGGKTRLLPDFVYKARPDPGGGGGGGGGGLGKRRALQENGRKVKQKLNSSMAEEEEEEEKNESGSASWSEMSSMVIGSDYQLSPLSSATEQRLILQYLTPLGDYQELLAVFMQMDTRSLLMNYIDLRKTSNVQLIFDALLYLASLLLHKKFAAEFITHGGVQKLLQIPRPSMAATGVSLCLYYLAYNQDAMERVCTLADGVLSDTVSYALWLLESSHASGVCHATMFFSISFSCRAVLQLFDRHDGLRRLVNLVSTLQILNTESEVSLMSDDQVFSNRQTAKHTCMALRRYFEAHLAVKAEQVKQSLHTSDGGSTVPKQPFYKAYTYTREQVIEMMEFLIECGPPQLHWEPIEVFYKMSCVPLMLQLISTACDWRTYYGRSDTVRYALDILAILVVVPKVQLVLANTVEVLDETRSPVSTVGMSIILGVAEGEVFVNDAEIQKSALQVIINCVCAPDQSLNPGGGFAAAPIRLSLLSQHPPPTPHVLAHMWQLVQNNNGIKVLLSVLSVKMPITDADLIRALACKALVGLSRSAAIRQIISKLPLFTSSHIQQLMKEPVLQDKRSEHVRFCRYAAELTERVSGKPLLMGSDVSLARLQRANVVAQSRITFSERELLVLIRNHLVAKGLHETAGTLVREANLPPHSSCVTPPPVASPVIHRTHRSAARASPASSLAVASSSATPSRSNPHPSPAPASQGRILFSRERPTPTCSSGRKLRALRQKSDHGAFIQTPAMKKQLERHLPSPPSLDSIITEYLREQHARCPNPVTTCPPFSLFNPHRCPEPKQRRQASPNFTARLGSRVLYPKYGGVDRGCLDRHLIFSRFRPMSVFHEGDGDESGFTCCAFSARERFLMLGTCSGHLKFYNVFSGEEEANYTCHTSAITHLEPSRDGKLLLTSASWSVPLSALWSIDSVFSLNNSFVDDHYVEFSKHSQDRVIGTKDQVAHIYDIQTGVKTLTLNDPALANNYKRNCATFNPSDDLVLNDGVLWDVRASRAIHKFDKFNMNISGDFHPNGLEVIINTEIWDLRTFHLLNTVPALDQCRLVFNSNATIMYGAMLQADDEDDAMDQQMKSPFGSSFRTFDATDYKPIATVDVKRNIFDLCTDTKDCYLAVIENLDTVGLDTVCRLYEVGRHKLAEEGDDDDDQDDEDQDGDDSSDSDDDDDDDDDIDTDPLIEELAGDDNPENDDRGHIPTDQEIADLLGSNSDDSDDDDDDDDDEDASIDSDHSFRTNDGSDSFDDPFNYLNLSDDESRALQALGDRWFS, encoded by the exons ATGTCCTCCCCAGGAGAGGATCCCCCCCCTGCGGTCACGTCCTCGGCGCTGTCCGCTGCGGTGGCGGTGGACGCTAAAGCAGATCTGACCGCTCTGCTGGACGAGTGGGAGGAGGCTCAGCGGGGGACCACCGAGACCCTGGTGTCCATCCTCACCCG GATCTCCGAGCTGATCGAACGGGAGACGGCAGAATATCACAAAGCAGACCCCGACCCGTTTGACGACCGGCATCCAG gacggGCAGACCCAGAGTGCATGCTGGGACAGCTCCTGAAGATGCTCTACATGAACGATGACTTCACGAACGCG CTGCTGGATAACTACATCATGACGAGCCGAGAGCTGGAGCTGAACACGGGCGCCTGCCGCCTGCTGCAGAACATCATGCCGGGCCTGGAGACCGCCGTCATCTTCCAGGAGAAG GAGGGTCTGGTGGAGAGGCTGTTCTCCTGGGCCCGGGAGGCCGAGCGGCCGCTCTGTGTTTACTCCACCGGGCTGCTGGCCAGAGCCATGAGCAACCAGGAGGTAGCAGCCAGCTACAGGGAGGAGAACGCTCTgctg GTCCCGCTCATGATTCAGCGCCTGCATGAGCTGCAGACTGAAGACGCTAGAAGCCACGCCAAGACCCTCCCTCAGGACTCTCAGGCCCCCGAAACCTCGCGCGCCTCCACAGACCAGCTCCACAAAACAgccgaggaagaggagggagagaagaagctggaggaggaggaggacggacAGAGCAGCGCCGAGTCTAAACCCGTGTCCCGGCTCTGCTCGGCCCAGAAGAACGGAGGCAAGACGAGACTGCTGCCGGACTTTGTTTACAAGGCGAGGCCTgatcctggaggaggaggaggaggaggaggaggaggattggGGAAGAGACGAGCGCTGCAGGAGAACGGGAGGAAGGTCAAGCAGAAACTGAACTCTAGCATGgcggaagaggaagaggaggaggagaagaacgAGTCCGGCAGCGCCTCCTGGTCCGAGATGAGCTCAATGGTGATCGGCTCCGACTACCAGCTCTCCCCGCTGAGCTCCGCCACGGAGCAGAGGCTCATCCTGCAGTACCTGACCCCGCTGGGAGACTACCAGGAG ctgctggctGTCTTCATGCAGATGGACACCCGCTCCTTACTGATGAACTACATCGACCTCAGGAAGACCAGCAACGTGCAGCTGATCTTCGACGCCCTGCTG tACCTGGCCTCGCTGCTGCTCCATAAGAAGTTTGCAGCGGAGTTCATCACTCACGGAGGAGTGCAGAAACTCCTGCAGATCCCGAGGCCCTCGATGGCAGCAACCGGAGTATCTCTCTGCCTCTACTACCTGGCGTACAACCAGGACGCCATGGAGAGG gtgtgcaCGCTGGCGGACGGCGTGCTGTCGGACACGGTGTCGTACGCTCTGTGGCTGCTGGAGTCGTCTCACGCGTCGGGGGTCTGCCACGCCACCATGttcttctccatctccttctcaTGCAGAGCCGTGCTGCAGCTGTTCGATCGCCACGACGGCCTGCGGCGCCTCGTCAACCTG GTGAGCACTCTGCAGATCCTGAACACGGAGAGCGAGGTGTCCCTGATGAGCGACGACCAGGTGTTCTCCAACAGACAGACGGCCAAACACACCTGCATGGCCCTGCGCAG ATATTTTGAGGCTCACCTGGCAGTGAAGGCTGAGCAGGTCAAGCAGTCTCTGCACACCTCAGACGGAGGATCCACCGTCCCCAAGCAGCCCTTTTATAAG gcgTACACGTACACCAGGGAGCAGGTGATCGAGATGATGGAGTTCCTCATCGAGTGCGGCCCCCCTCAGCTGCACTGGGAACCCATCGAGGTTTTCTACAAAATGTCATGCGTGCCTCTGATGCTGCAACTCATCTCCACGGCCTGCGACTGGAGGACGTACTACGGCAG gagcgACACGGTGCGCTACGCTCTGGACATCCTGGCCATCCTGGTGGTGGTTCCTAAAGTCCAGTTGGTGCTGGCCAACACTGTGGAGGTCCTGGACGAAACCCGGTCTCCGGTCTCCACTGTGG GTATGAGCATCATCCTGGGCGTGGCTGAGGGCGAGGTGTTCGTGAACGATGCAGAGATCCAGAAGTCTGCTCTGCAG GTGATCATAAACTGTGTGTGCGCTCCGGACCAGAGCTTGAACCCTGGGGGGGGTTTTGCCGCCGCCCCCATCCggctctccctcctctcccagcatcccccccccaccccacacgTGCTGGCCCACATGTGGCAGCTGGTGCAGAACAACAACGGCATCAAG gtgCTTCTCTCGGTGCTGTCGGTGAAGATGCCAATCACAGACGCAGATCTGATTCGCGCTCTGGCCTGTAAAGCTCTGGTGGGACTGTCCCGCAGCGCCGCCATCAGACAGATCATCAGCAAACTGCCGCTGTTCACCAGCAGCCACAtccagcag CTGATGAAGGAGCCGGTGCTGCAGGACAAGCGCAGCGAGCACGTGCGTTTCTGCCGGTACGCGGCGGAGCTGACAGAGCGGGTGTCAGGGAAGCCCCTCCTCATGGGCAGCGACGTCTCATTAGCTCGCCTGCAGAGGGCCAACGTTGTCGCCCAATCACGCATCACCTTCTCCGAGAGGGAGCTCCTGGTGCTCATCAGGAACCACCTGGTGGCCAAAGGGCTGCACGAAACGGCCGGCACGCTCGTCAGGGAGGCCAACCTGCCCCCCCACTCCTCCTGCGTCACCCCTCCCCCCGTCGCCTCCCCCGTGATCCACAGGACTCACCGCTCAGCCGCTCGTGCTTCTCCCGCGTCCTCATTGGCTGTGGCCTCGTCCTCCGCCACTCCCTCTCGCTCCAACCCTCACCCCTCCCCGGCCCCCGCCTCACAGGGTCGGATCCTGTTCTCTCGGGAGCGCCCGACGCCCACCTGCTCCTCGGGGCGGAAGCTCCGGGCGCTGAGGCAGAAGTCGGACCACGGGGCGTTCATCCAG actCCGGCCATGAAGAAGCAGCTGGAGCGCCACCTGCCCTCCCCCCCGTCCCTGGACAGCATCATCACGGAGTACCTGAGGGAGCAGCATGCCCGCTGCCCCAACCCCGTCACCACCTGCCCCCCCTTCTCCCTGTTCAACCCGCACCGCTGCCCCGAGCCCAAGCAGCGGCGCCAGGCCTCGCCCAACTTCACCGCCCGCCTCGGCAGCCGGGTGCTCTACCCCAAGTACGGGGGCGTGGACCGGGGTTGTCTGGACCGGCATCTGATCTTCAGCAG gtttCGCCCGATGTCGGTGTTCCACGAGGGCGACGGAGACGAGAGCGGCTTCACCTGCTGCGCCTTCTCGGCCCGCGAGCGCTTCCTTATGCTGGGAACCTGCTCGGGTCACCTCAAGTTCTACAACGTGTTCTCCGGGGAGGAAGAGGCCAACTACACCTGCCACACCTCCGCCATCACACACCTCGAGCCCTCCAGG gatggtAAACTGCTGCTCACCTCTGCTTCCTGGAGCGTGCCGTTGTCCGCTCTCTGGAGTATAGACAGTGTCTTCAGCCTCAA TAACTCGTTTGTGGACGATCACTACGTGGAGTTCAGTAAACACTCTCAGGACAGAGTCATCGGCACCAAGGACCAAGTGGCTCAC ATCTACGACATCCAGACGGGCGTGAAGACCCTGACGCTGAACGACCCGGCGCTGGCCAACAACTACAAGAGGAACTGCGCCACGTTCAACCCCAGCGACGACCTGGTGCTGAACGACGGCGTGCTGTGGGACGTCCGCGCCTCCAGAGCCATACACAAGTTCGACAAGTTCAACATGAACATCAGCGGAGACTTCCACCCCAACGGCCTGGAGGTCATCATCAACACCGAGATC TGGGACCTGAGGACGTTCCACCTGCTCAACACCGTCCCCGCTCTGGACCAGTGCAGG CTGGTGTTCAACAGCAACGCCACCATCATgtatggag cgatgCTACAGGCCGACGATGAGGACGACGCCATGGATCAGCAGATGAAGAGTCCCTTCGGTTCCTCCTTCAGGACCTTCGATGCCACGGACTACAAGCCCATTG CCACAGTGGATGTGAAGAGGAACATCTTTGACCTGTGCACCGACACCAAGGACTGCTACCTGGCCGTCATCGAG AACCTGGACACGGTGGGTCTGGACACGGTGTGCCGTCTTTACGAGGTGGGGAGACACAAACTGGCCGAGGAGGGAGACGACGACGACGACCAG GACGATGAGGATCAGGACGGGGACGACTCCTCGGACTCGGATGACGACGATGACGATGACGATGACATCGACACGGACCCGCTCATCGAGGAACTCGCCGGCGACGACAATCCGGAGAACGACGACAGAGGACACATCCCCACGGACCAGGAG atTGCAGATCTTCTGGGCAGCAACAGTGACGACAGtgatgatgacgacgacgacgatgatgatgaagatgctTCAATAGACTCGGACCATTCGTTCAGAACCAACGATGGATCCGACTCCTTTGATGACCCCTTTAACTATT tgaaCCTGTCCGATGATGAGAGTCGGGCCCTGCAGGCGCTCGGCGACAGATGGTTCTCCTGA